One genomic segment of Hordeum vulgare subsp. vulgare chromosome 2H, MorexV3_pseudomolecules_assembly, whole genome shotgun sequence includes these proteins:
- the LOC123428759 gene encoding protein NODULATION SIGNALING PATHWAY 1 codes for MNYNEQDDQAGLAVVATSSDGLDWLEDSVSLLAGDIDLGGSYGWWCDILPPHPKDDIGSVVAQTLSPPAPPALAHAHPSPTIASPAASEPSPRKRKSPVSGSGHGSGNQRRRTEQDRPGGGKKGGGAGSDRDARWAEQLLGPCAVAVEARNLSRVQHLFYVLGELAAFSGDANHRLAAYGLRALSLRLPAAVGPAAAAAVRVPAACECPTPSFAGAEPRLFRASLIKFHEVSPWFTLPNTLANAAISQLASAAPRPLHLVDIGVSHGVQWPTLLESLTRMAAGRAPPSVRLTVVATPPVPFSASPPGYDFSPHLLRYAKSIKLDLEIGRAASLDSAHGFCTAPDEALVVCLQFRLGHVTAEERTDIIRRVKDLKPQLVVLSELDVGGNGSAAGEFTARLELLWRFLESTHAAFKGRDGEDRRLLEAEAGTGVAVAAAREAMGREGWRDRMTAAGFDQVAFGGEAVESARSLLRKYDNGWEMSTAAAATGGGGAVALRWKGQPVSFCSLWRPA; via the coding sequence atgaattacaatgagcAGGACGACCAAGCAGGGCTCGCCGTCGTCGCCACGAGCAGCGACGGCCTGGACTGGCTCGAGGACTCCGTCTCCTTGCTCGCCGGGGACATCGACCTCGGCGGCAGCTACGGCTGGTGGTGTGACATCTTGCCGCCGCACCCCAAGGATGACATTGGGAGCGTCGTCGCGCAGACGCTGTCGCCTCCAGCGCCGCCCGCGTTGGCCCACGCCCACCCCTCGCCAACCATTGCGTCGCCCGCGGCGTCCGAGCCGTCGCCCAGGAAGCGCAAGTCTCCGGTGTCCGGCTCCGGCCATGGCAGCGGCAACCAGCGCCGCCGAACCGAGCAGGACAGGCCGGGCGGCGGCAAGAAGGGCGGCGGAGCGGGGTCGGACCGGGACGCGAGGTGGGCGGAGCAGCTGCTGGGTCCCTGCGCCGTCGCCGTCGAGGCGCGCAACCTGTCGCGCGTGCAGCACCTCTTCTACGTGCTCGGCGAGCTCGCGGCCTTCTCCGGCGACGCCAACCACAGGCTGGCCGCGTACGGGCTGCGTGCGCTCTCGCTTCGCCTCCCTGCTGCGGTTGGCCCCGCGGCAGCCGCGGCCGTGAGGGTGCCGGCCGCATGCGAGTGCCCGACGCCGTCGTTCGCCGGCGCGGAGCCACGGCTGTTCCGCGCgtccctcatcaagttccacgagGTCAGCCCGTGGTTCACGCTCCCCAACACGCTGGCGAACGCCGCCATCTCGCAGCTGGCCTCTGCGGCGCCCCGGCCGCTCCACCTCGTCGACATTGGCGTCTCGCACGGGGTGCAGTGGCCGACCTTGCTGGAGTCCCTCACCCGCATGGCCGCCGGACGGGCGCCGCCGTCCGTCCGGCTGACGGTCGTGGCCACCCCGCCGGTGCCCTTCTCGGCCTCGCCTCCGGGGTACGACTTCTCCCCGCACCTCCTCCGGTACGCCAAGTCCATTAAGCTGGACCTCGAGATCGGCCGCGCCGCCTCACTAGACTCCGCGCATGGCTTCTGCACCGCTCCCGACGAGGCGCTCGTGGTGTGCCTCCAGTTCCGGCTGGGCCATGTCACCGCCGAGGAGAGGACGGACATCATCCGCAGGGTCAAAGACCTGAAGCCGCAGCTGGTGGTCCTATCAGAGCTCGACGTCGGGGGCAACGGCAGCGCGGCGGGCGAGTTCACAGCGAGGCTGGAGCTGCTGTGGCGGTTCTTGGAGTCGACGCACGCGGCGTTCAAGGGGAGGGACGGGGAGGACAGGCGGCTCCTGGAGGCGGAGGCGGGAACCGGCGTCgcggtggccgcggccagggaggccatggGGCGAGAGGGGTGGCGAGACCGCATGACGGCGGCGGGGTTCGACCAGGTGGCGTTCGGGGGCGAGGCGGTGGAGTCGGCCAGGTCGCTGCTGAGGAAGTACGACAACGGGTGGGAGATgtccacggcggcggcggcgacgggaggcggcggcgccgtGGCGCTGCGGTGGAAAGGGCAGCCGGTGTCCTTCTGCTCACTGTGGCGGCCGGCGTAG
- the LOC123427819 gene encoding GPI mannosyltransferase 2-like isoform X1, translating to MATPLVTIVRLAAASRVLVLTLSLLACLLFRPYDTSASLHPPCLSSPSFPPSTSSSNSTTATISSLAVWDGVHFARAAECGYEYEQSFAFLPLLPASITLLSRSRKSPHLYLNFSSLRCLLDLVWCWVLAPFPSAVFAPLVPMLGYRAVLVISGHVLNNVAFVAAAAYFYRLSVLILKDSGAAYRASVLFCFNPASVFYSSLYSESLYALFSLGGLFYLFFGSRTVAMIMLALSGSARSNGALNAGYICFEALLQAYDAAIQKKRHMWAVQALVTGFLRSTFIFLPFFAFQAYGYLNICLHGYTDELRPWCKAKLPLLYSFIQSHYWGVGFLRYFQVKQLPNFLLASPVLSLAVYSIVHYIKLLHQLFQSTSIHEQIIANIEGRLVEAYESSEFATVLKSEISTGLNSKKQGNTEVKKRKSVTTRAASASLDGNVSTRGIVGDNKDGCPLLVLPFILHLTFMTFTAFFVMHVQVSTRFLSASPPIYWAASHILAPARGGSCKRWGYFIVVYFIAYILLGSLLFPNFYPFT from the exons ATGGCGACGCCGCTCGTCACCATCGTCCGGCTCGCTGCCGCCTCCCGCGTCTTGGTCCTTACTCTCTCTTTGCTCGCTTGCCTTCTCTTTCGCCCCTACGACACCTCCGCCTCCCTTCACCCGCCTtgtctctcctccccctccttccccccttccacctcctcttctaattccaccaccgccaccatctCGTCCCTAGCCGTATGGGATGGTGTCCACTTCGCCCGCGCTGCCGAGTGCGGCTACGAGTACGAGCAGTCATTCgccttcctccccctcctccccgcctcaATCACTCTCCTCTCCCGGTCCCGTAAGTCACCTCACCTCTACCTCAACTTCTCATCATTGAGGTGTCTTCTTGATCTGGTTTGGTGTTGGGTTTTGGCCCCTTTTCCTTCTGCAGTGTTCGCGCCGCTGGTGCCGATGCTGGGGTACAGGGCCGTGCTCGTGATCTCCGGGCATGTTCTGAACAATGTGGCGTTTGTTGCCGCCGCGGCCTATTTCTACAG ATTATCTGTGCTGATCTTGAAGGACTCAGGAGCGGCCTACCGTGCATCTGTTCTTTTTTGCTTCAATCCTGCTTCTGTGTTCTACTCATCCCT ATATTCAGAAAGTCTTTATGCCCTTTTTTCGCTCGGAGGACTGTTCTACCTGTTTTTCGGTTCTCGTACCGTTGCAATGATAATGCTCGCACTCTCTGGTTCAGCTAGGTCAAATGGAGCACTTAATGCTGGCTATATCTGTTTTGAGGCTTTGCTACAAGCATATGATGCTGCTATCCAGAAGAAAAGGCACATG TGGGCAGTGCAGGCCCTTGTCACTGGATTTTTGCGCTCAACTTTTATATTCCTACCATTCTTTGCCTTTCAAGCATATGGATATTTGAACATATGCCTACACGGGTACACGGATGAGCTGAGGCCATGGTGCAAAGCAAAACTGCCCCTTTTGTATAGTTTTATTCAGAGTCACTACTG GGGAGTTGGTTTCTTGAGATACTTTCAAGTCAAGCAGCTGCCCAACTTTCTTTTGGCTTCACCAGTACTGTCTCTTGCAGTTTATTCCATAGTTCACTACATAAAATTGCTTCACCAACTCTTCCAATCAACTAGCATACACGAGCAGATAATTGCCAATATTGAGGGGAGGTTAGTTGAAGCATATGAAAGCTCAGAATTTGCCACGGTGTTGAAGAGCGAAATTTCTACCGGACTAAATAGTAAAAAGCAAG GGAACACTGAGGTTAAGAAGAGAAAATCTGTTACAACCAGGGCTGCTTCAGCATCTTTAGATGGCAATGTATCAACACGCGGAATTGTGGGAGATAACAAGGATGGGTGCCCCTTGCTAGTTCTTCCTTTCATTTTACATCTGACATTCATGACATTTACCGCCTTCTTCGTGATGCACGTCCAG GTGTCAACGCGGTTTCTGTCTGCCAGTCCCCCGATCTACTGGGCTGCTTCGCACATCTTGGCTCCCGCAAGAGGCGGCTCTTGCAAGAGATGGGGTTACTTCATCGTCGTTTACTTCATTGCTTATATTCTTCTCGGCAGTTTGCTCTTCCCTAACTTCTACCCATTCACATGA
- the LOC123427819 gene encoding GPI mannosyltransferase 2-like isoform X2 yields the protein MATPLVTIVRLAAASRVLVLTLSLLACLLFRPYDTSASLHPPCLSSPSFPPSTSSSNSTTATISSLAVWDGVHFARAAECGYEYEQSFAFLPLLPASITLLSRSRKSPHLYLNFSSLRCLLDLVWCWVLAPFPSAVFAPLVPMLGYRAVLVISGHVLNNVAFVAAAAYFYRLSVLILKDSGAAYRASVLFCFNPASVFYSSLYSESLYALFSLGGLFYLFFGSRTVAMIMLALSGSARSNGALNAGYICFEALLQAYDAAIQKKRHMALVTGFLRSTFIFLPFFAFQAYGYLNICLHGYTDELRPWCKAKLPLLYSFIQSHYWGVGFLRYFQVKQLPNFLLASPVLSLAVYSIVHYIKLLHQLFQSTSIHEQIIANIEGRLVEAYESSEFATVLKSEISTGLNSKKQGNTEVKKRKSVTTRAASASLDGNVSTRGIVGDNKDGCPLLVLPFILHLTFMTFTAFFVMHVQVSTRFLSASPPIYWAASHILAPARGGSCKRWGYFIVVYFIAYILLGSLLFPNFYPFT from the exons ATGGCGACGCCGCTCGTCACCATCGTCCGGCTCGCTGCCGCCTCCCGCGTCTTGGTCCTTACTCTCTCTTTGCTCGCTTGCCTTCTCTTTCGCCCCTACGACACCTCCGCCTCCCTTCACCCGCCTtgtctctcctccccctccttccccccttccacctcctcttctaattccaccaccgccaccatctCGTCCCTAGCCGTATGGGATGGTGTCCACTTCGCCCGCGCTGCCGAGTGCGGCTACGAGTACGAGCAGTCATTCgccttcctccccctcctccccgcctcaATCACTCTCCTCTCCCGGTCCCGTAAGTCACCTCACCTCTACCTCAACTTCTCATCATTGAGGTGTCTTCTTGATCTGGTTTGGTGTTGGGTTTTGGCCCCTTTTCCTTCTGCAGTGTTCGCGCCGCTGGTGCCGATGCTGGGGTACAGGGCCGTGCTCGTGATCTCCGGGCATGTTCTGAACAATGTGGCGTTTGTTGCCGCCGCGGCCTATTTCTACAG ATTATCTGTGCTGATCTTGAAGGACTCAGGAGCGGCCTACCGTGCATCTGTTCTTTTTTGCTTCAATCCTGCTTCTGTGTTCTACTCATCCCT ATATTCAGAAAGTCTTTATGCCCTTTTTTCGCTCGGAGGACTGTTCTACCTGTTTTTCGGTTCTCGTACCGTTGCAATGATAATGCTCGCACTCTCTGGTTCAGCTAGGTCAAATGGAGCACTTAATGCTGGCTATATCTGTTTTGAGGCTTTGCTACAAGCATATGATGCTGCTATCCAGAAGAAAAGGCACATG GCCCTTGTCACTGGATTTTTGCGCTCAACTTTTATATTCCTACCATTCTTTGCCTTTCAAGCATATGGATATTTGAACATATGCCTACACGGGTACACGGATGAGCTGAGGCCATGGTGCAAAGCAAAACTGCCCCTTTTGTATAGTTTTATTCAGAGTCACTACTG GGGAGTTGGTTTCTTGAGATACTTTCAAGTCAAGCAGCTGCCCAACTTTCTTTTGGCTTCACCAGTACTGTCTCTTGCAGTTTATTCCATAGTTCACTACATAAAATTGCTTCACCAACTCTTCCAATCAACTAGCATACACGAGCAGATAATTGCCAATATTGAGGGGAGGTTAGTTGAAGCATATGAAAGCTCAGAATTTGCCACGGTGTTGAAGAGCGAAATTTCTACCGGACTAAATAGTAAAAAGCAAG GGAACACTGAGGTTAAGAAGAGAAAATCTGTTACAACCAGGGCTGCTTCAGCATCTTTAGATGGCAATGTATCAACACGCGGAATTGTGGGAGATAACAAGGATGGGTGCCCCTTGCTAGTTCTTCCTTTCATTTTACATCTGACATTCATGACATTTACCGCCTTCTTCGTGATGCACGTCCAG GTGTCAACGCGGTTTCTGTCTGCCAGTCCCCCGATCTACTGGGCTGCTTCGCACATCTTGGCTCCCGCAAGAGGCGGCTCTTGCAAGAGATGGGGTTACTTCATCGTCGTTTACTTCATTGCTTATATTCTTCTCGGCAGTTTGCTCTTCCCTAACTTCTACCCATTCACATGA
- the LOC123427819 gene encoding GPI mannosyltransferase 2-like isoform X3, whose protein sequence is MATPLVTIVRLAAASRVLVLTLSLLACLLFRPYDTSASLHPPCLSSPSFPPSTSSSNSTTATISSLAVWDGVHFARAAECGYEYEQSFAFLPLLPASITLLSRSLFAPLVPMLGYRAVLVISGHVLNNVAFVAAAAYFYRLSVLILKDSGAAYRASVLFCFNPASVFYSSLYSESLYALFSLGGLFYLFFGSRTVAMIMLALSGSARSNGALNAGYICFEALLQAYDAAIQKKRHMWAVQALVTGFLRSTFIFLPFFAFQAYGYLNICLHGYTDELRPWCKAKLPLLYSFIQSHYWGVGFLRYFQVKQLPNFLLASPVLSLAVYSIVHYIKLLHQLFQSTSIHEQIIANIEGRLVEAYESSEFATVLKSEISTGLNSKKQGNTEVKKRKSVTTRAASASLDGNVSTRGIVGDNKDGCPLLVLPFILHLTFMTFTAFFVMHVQVSTRFLSASPPIYWAASHILAPARGGSCKRWGYFIVVYFIAYILLGSLLFPNFYPFT, encoded by the exons ATGGCGACGCCGCTCGTCACCATCGTCCGGCTCGCTGCCGCCTCCCGCGTCTTGGTCCTTACTCTCTCTTTGCTCGCTTGCCTTCTCTTTCGCCCCTACGACACCTCCGCCTCCCTTCACCCGCCTtgtctctcctccccctccttccccccttccacctcctcttctaattccaccaccgccaccatctCGTCCCTAGCCGTATGGGATGGTGTCCACTTCGCCCGCGCTGCCGAGTGCGGCTACGAGTACGAGCAGTCATTCgccttcctccccctcctccccgcctcaATCACTCTCCTCTCCCGGTCCC TGTTCGCGCCGCTGGTGCCGATGCTGGGGTACAGGGCCGTGCTCGTGATCTCCGGGCATGTTCTGAACAATGTGGCGTTTGTTGCCGCCGCGGCCTATTTCTACAG ATTATCTGTGCTGATCTTGAAGGACTCAGGAGCGGCCTACCGTGCATCTGTTCTTTTTTGCTTCAATCCTGCTTCTGTGTTCTACTCATCCCT ATATTCAGAAAGTCTTTATGCCCTTTTTTCGCTCGGAGGACTGTTCTACCTGTTTTTCGGTTCTCGTACCGTTGCAATGATAATGCTCGCACTCTCTGGTTCAGCTAGGTCAAATGGAGCACTTAATGCTGGCTATATCTGTTTTGAGGCTTTGCTACAAGCATATGATGCTGCTATCCAGAAGAAAAGGCACATG TGGGCAGTGCAGGCCCTTGTCACTGGATTTTTGCGCTCAACTTTTATATTCCTACCATTCTTTGCCTTTCAAGCATATGGATATTTGAACATATGCCTACACGGGTACACGGATGAGCTGAGGCCATGGTGCAAAGCAAAACTGCCCCTTTTGTATAGTTTTATTCAGAGTCACTACTG GGGAGTTGGTTTCTTGAGATACTTTCAAGTCAAGCAGCTGCCCAACTTTCTTTTGGCTTCACCAGTACTGTCTCTTGCAGTTTATTCCATAGTTCACTACATAAAATTGCTTCACCAACTCTTCCAATCAACTAGCATACACGAGCAGATAATTGCCAATATTGAGGGGAGGTTAGTTGAAGCATATGAAAGCTCAGAATTTGCCACGGTGTTGAAGAGCGAAATTTCTACCGGACTAAATAGTAAAAAGCAAG GGAACACTGAGGTTAAGAAGAGAAAATCTGTTACAACCAGGGCTGCTTCAGCATCTTTAGATGGCAATGTATCAACACGCGGAATTGTGGGAGATAACAAGGATGGGTGCCCCTTGCTAGTTCTTCCTTTCATTTTACATCTGACATTCATGACATTTACCGCCTTCTTCGTGATGCACGTCCAG GTGTCAACGCGGTTTCTGTCTGCCAGTCCCCCGATCTACTGGGCTGCTTCGCACATCTTGGCTCCCGCAAGAGGCGGCTCTTGCAAGAGATGGGGTTACTTCATCGTCGTTTACTTCATTGCTTATATTCTTCTCGGCAGTTTGCTCTTCCCTAACTTCTACCCATTCACATGA
- the LOC123430805 gene encoding germin-like protein 4-1: MATSCALAALLAVVVLVVCSPAPRVLASDPSQLQDFCVADLMNPVIVNGFVCKNMKMVTANDFFLPGLNKPGMLNAQGSAVTPVTVRQLPGLNTLAISLARIDFGPNGGQNPPHTHPRGSEILTVITGQLLVGFVTSNQPDGKNLLFTKQLVEGDVFVFPQGLIHFQVNNGKVPAVAIAALSSQDAGVITIANAVFGSTPPISDLILAKAFMTEKDTVDWIQAKFAPAMSGNSSMGGGGYMPPGGNSTGGGGGYYPGMRKQKP, encoded by the exons ATGGCGACTTCCTGTGCCTTGGCTGCACTGCTTGCTGTGGTGGTACTCGTGGTCTGCTCTCCGGCGCCTCGTGTTCTCGCCTCCGACCCAAGCCAGCTCCAGGACTTCTGTGTTGCTGATCTAATGAACCCTG TGATTGTGAATGGGTTCGTGTGTAAGAACATGAAGATGGTGACGGCGAACGATTTCTTCTTGCCCGGACTTAACAAGCCGGGCATGCTGAACGCTCAGGGCTCGGCGGTTACGCCGGTGACGGTGCGACAGCTACCGGGGCTGAACACGCTGGCCATCTCGCTGGCGCGCATCGACTTCGGGCCCAACGGCGGGCAGAACCCGCCGCACACGCACCCTCGCGGGTCCGAGATACTCACGGTGATCACCGGGCAGCTGCTGGTGGGGTTCGTCACCTCCAACCAGCCGGATGGGAAGAACCTGCTCTTCACCAAGCAGCTCGTGGAAGGCGACGTGTTCGTGTTCCCGCAGGGGCTCATCCACTTCCAGGTGAACAACGGCAAGGTGCCTGCCGTGGCCATCGCCGCGCTCAGCAGCCAGGACGCTGGCGTGATCACCATCGCCAACGCCGTCTTCGGGTCTACGCCGCCCATCAGCGACCTCATCCTCGCCAAGGCCTTCATGACCGAGAAGGACACCGTCGACTGGATCCAGGCCAAATTTGCGCCGGCCATGAGCGGCAATAGCAGCATGGGTGGCGGCGGCTACATGCCGCCCGGCGGCAACAGcaccggcggcggtggcggctacTATCCTGGCATGCGCAAGCAGAAGCCCTAA